One Nicotiana tomentosiformis chromosome 4, ASM39032v3, whole genome shotgun sequence genomic window carries:
- the LOC138909620 gene encoding uncharacterized protein, translating into MTRDCLHLPEEVATLLKNGHLRKFLMDRAKNSYGRNMYIAEPSKLAAGSPRMTINMIFGGDKVNWVTILAAKKTNISVTHGKRIREVSEDDITFTEEDADGLLLPHNDVFVISLNVLGFKIKHVLVDPGNSANIIQQRDLKQAKLTGNIISVTKLLAGFNLTSVTTRGEILLPTHAEGVTKTTLFEMIRRDQPAAREMNTVTISSSKGKETSK; encoded by the exons ATGACTAGGGACTGCCTACATCTTCCTGAAGAGGTGGCGACGttgttgaagaatggtcacctcaggaAATTTTTAATGGACCGCGCCAAAAACAGCTATGGAAGAAACATGTACATTGCAGAACCATCAAAACTGGCAGCAGGGTCACCTAGGATgacaatcaacatgatcttcggaggagACAAAGTCAATTGGGTAACAATTCTGGCAGCAAAGAAGACGAATATATCGGTGACTCATGGAAAGAGGATCCGAGAAGTCTCAGAAGATGACATCACCTTCACAGAGGAAGATGCTGATGGACTTCTTCTACCGCACAATGATGTTTTTGTAATTTCTCTCAATGTTTTAGGTTTCAAAATTAAGCATGTTTTGGTTGATCCAGGAAATTCAGCCAACATCATACAACAGAGAGATCTAAAGCAAGCTAAGTTAACCGGGAACATCATTTCGGTGACAAAGCTTCTAGCTGGATTTAATCTaacaagtgtgacaacccgaggagaaatTTTGCTGCCCACACATGCTGAAGGTGTAACAAAGACCACCCTATTCGAAATG ATTAGACGAGATCAACCGGCTGCTAGGGAGATGAACACAGTAACCATTTCTAGCAGTAAGGGCAAGGAAACCAGCAAATAG